A genomic segment from Bacteroidota bacterium encodes:
- a CDS encoding amino acid racemase: MKTLGLIGGISYHSTAAYYKLVNEQVNELAGDNHAAKLVLYSVNYNDFKQLQSINDWKAIATMLSDIAIKLENVGADCIVLCCNTAHKIAADIKCKINIPFLHIADETAKEIDKHNLKKVALLGTKFIMEDPFFSTCIGNYGIDTILPGKDEQEVIHDTILNELAKGFLSYESRNKIRRIIQNLKERGAEAVILGCTELGLFLQDAECEVKFFDTMSIHAKAAVDFALCTTE, translated from the coding sequence ATGAAAACCTTAGGTCTTATTGGAGGAATCAGCTATCATTCAACTGCAGCTTATTATAAGTTAGTGAATGAACAAGTTAATGAATTAGCTGGAGATAACCATGCCGCAAAACTAGTGTTGTATTCAGTGAACTATAACGATTTTAAGCAATTGCAAAGCATTAACGATTGGAAAGCAATTGCAACCATGCTTAGCGATATAGCCATTAAACTTGAAAATGTTGGAGCCGATTGCATTGTACTTTGTTGCAATACCGCACACAAAATTGCTGCTGATATTAAGTGTAAGATAAACATACCTTTCTTGCATATAGCAGATGAAACCGCCAAGGAAATTGACAAGCACAATTTGAAAAAAGTAGCATTGCTTGGTACAAAGTTTATCATGGAAGATCCTTTTTTTAGTACTTGTATAGGCAATTATGGAATTGATACCATACTGCCCGGTAAAGATGAACAAGAAGTAATACATGATACAATATTGAATGAACTGGCTAAAGGTTTTTTATCATATGAATCAAGAAATAAAATTCGAAGAATTATTCAAAATTTAAAAGAAAGGGGAGCAGAAGCAGTAATCTTGGGATGCACAGAATTGGGATTGTTTCTGCAAGATGCTGAGTGCGAAGTAAAATTTTTCGATACAATGAGTATTCATGCTAAAGCAGCAGTTGATTTTGCACTTTGTACAACTGAATAG
- a CDS encoding pyridoxamine 5'-phosphate oxidase family protein: MEFNKVVRGAKREMNNEDSVYAILDAGFMCHVAFQHQGQAMMIPTAYGRVGDTLYIHGSTKNFMLNQILDGQTICISVTHLDGIVLAKSLFHTSVNYRSTVLFGKAVLVEDEKERMDGLKSITENIVKGRWSEVEVGDENQLKATMIIKFTIDKASAKIRNEGPIGDDSILNEVWSGHIPLVMKADEPLQDKKFGVVLEMSESVKNYYEKHK, from the coding sequence ATGGAATTTAATAAAGTAGTAAGAGGAGCGAAACGCGAAATGAACAATGAAGATAGTGTGTATGCAATTTTGGATGCAGGTTTTATGTGTCATGTTGCATTTCAGCATCAAGGGCAAGCAATGATGATTCCTACAGCTTATGGTAGGGTAGGCGACACTTTGTATATACATGGTTCAACAAAGAATTTTATGCTCAATCAAATTTTAGATGGACAAACAATTTGCATTAGTGTTACGCATTTAGACGGAATTGTATTGGCTAAAAGTCTGTTTCATACATCGGTTAATTATCGCTCAACTGTATTGTTTGGTAAGGCTGTGCTGGTGGAAGATGAAAAGGAAAGAATGGATGGATTGAAAAGTATTACAGAAAATATTGTGAAAGGAAGATGGAGCGAAGTGGAGGTTGGTGATGAAAACCAATTGAAAGCTACGATGATAATTAAATTCACTATTGATAAGGCATCCGCGAAAATTAGAAACGAAGGTCCCATCGGAGATGATTCAATACTTAATGAGGTGTGGAGTGGGCATATTCCGCTTGTTATGAAAGCCGATGAGCCTCTACAAGATAAGAAGTTTGGAGTAGTATTGGAAATGAGCGAATCGGTGAAAAATTATTATGAAAAGCATAAGTAG